A part of Amycolatopsis lurida genomic DNA contains:
- a CDS encoding ABC transporter ATP-binding protein, whose amino-acid sequence MRDPQDVMISVKDLRMRYGTNDVLHGVDFTAHRGEVICLLGPNGAGKTTTIEILEGFRMRSEGEVSVLGADPAHADENWRARLGVVLQAWRDHAKWRVRELLEHLGGYYAPYSTDRIKRPWDPDELVAAVGLTEHADKKVRMLSGGQRRRLDVAIGIVGRPELLFLDEPTAGLDPEARREFHELVHRLTDDDDTTILLTTHDLDEAEKLADRILILNHGRIVADGSADALSRQIAGEAEVRWTLDGQRFVHSTTESTKYVHELFKQHGDAIGDLEVRRASLEDTYMTLVRKAESLEAVGAR is encoded by the coding sequence ATGAGAGATCCACAAGACGTGATGATCTCCGTCAAAGATCTCCGGATGCGTTACGGGACGAACGACGTCCTCCACGGAGTCGACTTCACCGCGCATCGCGGCGAGGTGATCTGCCTGCTGGGTCCGAACGGCGCGGGCAAGACCACGACGATCGAGATCCTCGAAGGCTTCCGGATGCGGTCGGAAGGCGAGGTCAGCGTGCTGGGCGCCGACCCGGCGCACGCGGACGAGAACTGGAGGGCGCGGCTGGGGGTCGTCCTCCAGGCTTGGCGCGACCACGCGAAATGGCGAGTGCGCGAGCTGCTGGAACACCTCGGCGGCTACTACGCGCCGTATTCCACGGACCGCATCAAGCGGCCGTGGGATCCGGACGAACTGGTCGCCGCGGTCGGCCTCACCGAGCACGCGGACAAGAAGGTCCGGATGCTCTCGGGCGGACAGCGGCGCCGTCTCGACGTCGCGATCGGCATCGTCGGCCGCCCGGAACTGCTGTTCCTCGACGAGCCGACCGCCGGACTGGACCCGGAGGCGCGGCGCGAGTTCCACGAACTCGTGCACCGGCTGACCGATGACGACGACACGACGATCCTGCTGACCACACACGACCTCGACGAGGCCGAGAAACTGGCCGACCGGATCCTGATCCTGAACCACGGCCGCATCGTCGCCGACGGTTCGGCCGACGCGCTGAGCAGGCAGATCGCCGGCGAGGCCGAGGTGCGCTGGACGCTGGACGGCCAGCGGTTCGTGCACTCGACCACGGAATCGACGAAGTACGTGCACGAACTGTTCAAACAGCACGGGGACGCCATCGGCGATCTGGAGGTCCGGCGGGCGTCGCTCGAAGACACGTACATGACCCTGGTCCGCAAGGCCGAATCCCTCGAGGCGGTGGGCGCGCGATGA
- a CDS encoding helix-turn-helix transcriptional regulator yields MSEVVYNRIAMLRAERGISRRELADALGVHYQTIGYLERGEYSPSLYLALRIAEFFEVAVEIIFSTAPFPRIGDSSSERSA; encoded by the coding sequence ATGAGCGAGGTCGTTTACAACCGGATCGCGATGTTGCGAGCGGAACGGGGCATCTCCCGCCGCGAACTCGCCGATGCGCTGGGCGTGCATTACCAGACCATCGGCTACCTCGAACGCGGCGAGTACAGCCCGAGCCTCTACCTCGCACTGCGGATAGCGGAGTTCTTCGAGGTGGCGGTGGAGATCATCTTCTCCACCGCCCCTTTCCCGCGAATAGGTGACTCTTCGTCGGAGCGGTCGGCTTGA
- a CDS encoding ABC transporter permease: MNTIQHSVRLGVRRGWIEGRQMMTNREDLFNTFLFPAIFIIVMFFMRGAKLPGTEFSLGAATVPSVLGASIVFSGMLGMAGVLAVEREDGTLLRAKATPNGMIGYLVGKVVTVSVNTVIGILLVLIPSLILFDGIAPGGLTSWLGLLWVLVLGLLATMPIGAIFGSLTSNARSIGLIMLPTLGIGAISGIFYPITALPEWLQGIGQVFPMYWLGLGMRSALLPDSTVMVEIGQSWRPWETLGVLSVWAVIGLTLAPVVLRRMARRESGSSVAERREKAMQRIG; encoded by the coding sequence ATGAACACGATTCAGCACAGTGTCCGGCTGGGCGTCCGACGCGGCTGGATCGAAGGCCGCCAGATGATGACCAACCGGGAAGACCTCTTCAACACCTTCCTGTTCCCGGCGATCTTCATCATCGTCATGTTCTTCATGCGCGGCGCGAAACTGCCGGGCACGGAGTTCTCGCTCGGCGCCGCCACCGTGCCGAGCGTGCTGGGCGCGTCGATCGTGTTCAGCGGCATGCTCGGAATGGCGGGCGTCCTCGCCGTCGAACGGGAAGACGGCACGCTCCTGCGCGCCAAGGCCACCCCGAACGGCATGATCGGCTACCTCGTCGGCAAGGTCGTCACGGTGTCGGTGAACACCGTCATCGGGATACTGCTGGTACTGATCCCCAGCCTGATCCTGTTCGACGGCATCGCGCCCGGCGGGCTGACGTCGTGGCTGGGCCTGCTGTGGGTGCTGGTGCTCGGCCTGCTCGCCACCATGCCGATCGGCGCGATCTTCGGCTCGCTGACCTCGAACGCGCGCAGCATCGGCCTGATCATGCTGCCGACACTGGGTATCGGCGCGATCTCCGGGATCTTTTACCCGATCACCGCGCTGCCGGAATGGCTGCAGGGAATCGGGCAGGTGTTCCCGATGTACTGGCTCGGCCTCGGCATGCGGTCGGCGCTGCTGCCGGACTCGACGGTGATGGTCGAGATCGGGCAGTCCTGGCGGCCTTGGGAGACCCTCGGCGTGCTGTCGGTGTGGGCCGTGATCGGATTGACGCTGGCCCCGGTCGTCCTGCGGCGCATGGCGCGGCGCGAGTCCGGGTCCTCGGTGGCGGAACGACGGGAAAAGGCGATGCAGCGAATTGGCTAG
- a CDS encoding precorrin-8X methylmutase, with amino-acid sequence MIDYIRDGAEIYRHSFATIREEADLAILPDDVAVLAVRMIHACGMVDLVDDLRYSLDVVESGRAALEAGAPILCDANMIASGVTRKRLPAANEVLCTLSDPKVPGLAERMGTTRSAAALELWRDKLPGSVVAIGNAPTALFRLLELLEEGVGAPAAIIGVPVGFIGAAESKVELAKRAPAPYLVVHGRRGGSAMAVAAINAMASEVE; translated from the coding sequence GTGATCGACTACATCCGGGACGGGGCCGAGATCTACCGGCATTCGTTCGCCACCATCCGTGAGGAGGCGGATCTCGCGATCCTCCCCGACGACGTCGCGGTGCTGGCCGTGCGGATGATCCACGCCTGCGGGATGGTCGACTTGGTCGACGATCTCCGCTACAGCCTCGACGTGGTGGAATCCGGCCGCGCCGCGCTCGAAGCGGGCGCGCCGATCTTGTGCGACGCGAACATGATCGCCTCCGGGGTGACCCGCAAACGTTTGCCTGCCGCCAACGAGGTGCTGTGCACACTGTCCGATCCGAAGGTGCCGGGGCTGGCCGAGCGGATGGGCACCACCCGGTCCGCGGCCGCGCTGGAGCTGTGGCGCGACAAGCTGCCCGGATCCGTGGTGGCGATCGGCAACGCGCCCACCGCGTTGTTCCGCCTGCTGGAACTGCTCGAAGAGGGCGTCGGTGCGCCGGCGGCGATCATCGGGGTCCCGGTGGGCTTCATCGGCGCCGCCGAGTCCAAAGTGGAGCTCGCGAAGCGGGCACCGGCCCCGTACCTGGTGGTGCACGGACGCCGCGGCGGCAGCGCCATGGCCGTCGCCGCGATCAACGCGATGGCGAGTGAGGTCGAATGA
- a CDS encoding precorrin-3B synthase, whose amino-acid sequence MSTSARVRADACPGVFATHDAADGPLARVRLPGGAITAARFEALADAADDLGDGALHLTSRGNVQLRGVTRPGLAGRLAAAGLLPSPSHERVRNILASPLSGTAQTLASALDKALCAVPELADLPGRFLFALDGGQGDVAGEGADVCWRDGAVLLAGEDTGLRVTAEHAVETLLAVARAFLRRRGTAWRVSELDDTEPLIEGIPGRIVEPRRFPVNPGLPIGRIGEATGVAPVFGRLTSAQARKIAKAGNAVVTPWRSILVLGAVEAEPGLITDPGEPSLGISACVGQPGCAKSLADVRADAARVGRTPRVHFAGCARRCGKPAREHVDVLATEDGYLVDGAFVPVGELAKALAEKGQQ is encoded by the coding sequence ATGTCCACGAGCGCCCGTGTCCGAGCCGACGCGTGCCCTGGTGTCTTCGCCACGCACGACGCCGCCGACGGTCCGCTCGCCCGGGTCCGGCTGCCCGGGGGTGCCATCACGGCGGCCCGGTTCGAGGCGCTCGCGGATGCCGCCGACGATCTCGGGGACGGCGCCCTCCACCTGACCTCCCGGGGGAACGTGCAGCTGCGCGGCGTCACCCGGCCAGGTCTCGCGGGCAGGCTCGCCGCGGCCGGGCTCCTGCCCTCGCCGTCGCACGAACGCGTCCGCAACATCCTCGCGTCGCCGCTGAGTGGAACCGCCCAAACTCTCGCCTCGGCGCTCGACAAGGCCCTGTGCGCCGTCCCTGAGCTGGCCGACCTCCCGGGACGTTTCCTCTTCGCCCTGGACGGCGGCCAGGGCGACGTCGCGGGGGAGGGCGCCGACGTCTGCTGGCGCGACGGAGCCGTGCTGCTCGCCGGCGAAGACACCGGCCTGCGGGTCACCGCCGAACACGCCGTCGAGACGCTGCTTGCGGTCGCGCGAGCGTTCCTTCGAAGGCGGGGAACGGCTTGGCGGGTCAGCGAACTCGACGACACGGAGCCACTGATCGAAGGCATACCAGGCCGAATCGTGGAGCCGCGGAGATTCCCGGTGAACCCCGGCCTTCCGATCGGGCGGATCGGGGAGGCGACCGGGGTCGCCCCCGTCTTCGGCAGGCTCACCTCGGCTCAGGCACGCAAGATCGCGAAGGCCGGGAACGCCGTGGTCACCCCATGGCGGTCGATCCTCGTCCTCGGCGCCGTGGAAGCGGAGCCGGGGCTGATCACCGATCCGGGTGAGCCGTCGCTCGGGATCAGCGCCTGCGTCGGACAGCCGGGCTGCGCGAAATCGCTCGCCGACGTGCGGGCCGACGCGGCGCGTGTCGGCCGGACCCCGAGGGTCCATTTCGCCGGCTGCGCACGGCGATGCGGAAAGCCCGCGCGCGAGCACGTCGACGTGCTCGCGACGGAGGACGGTTATCTGGTCGACGGGGCCTTTGTCCCGGTCGGCGAGCTGGCGAAAGCGTTGGCGGAGAAAGGACAGCAGTGA
- a CDS encoding precorrin-2 C(20)-methyltransferase has protein sequence MSGLGKLWGVGLGPGDPELMTVKAARLVGEADVIAYHSARHGRSIARSVAEPYLRDGQIEEKLVYPVTTETTDHPGGYEGAIADFYELSAKRLAEHLDAGRDVVVLCEGDPFFYGSYMYMHERLADRYEATVVPGVTSVSAASSVLGRPLVQRDEVLTILPGTLPAPELARRLADTQAAAVLKLGRTFGNVREALAEAGKLDDAFYVERATWQAQRVEPFADVDPDSVPYFSLALLPSPAYASRLADEPEVARKPETHTGGEVVVVGLGPAGPGWLTPEATEELAAAEHVVGYGPYVARVPQRAGQQRHASGNRVEAERAVEALELAANGAKVAVVSSGDPGVFAMASAVLEQVAAGHGAGARVRIVPGVTAAQAAASRVGAPLGHDYCVLSLSDRLKPWEIIERRLDAAGAADLVLALYNPASRTRTTQLAQARDVLLRHRAPETPVVVARDVGGPEEDVRVVTLGTLEPSEVDMRCLLIIGSSKTRAENGVVWTPRTYE, from the coding sequence ATGAGCGGGCTCGGGAAACTCTGGGGTGTCGGGCTCGGGCCCGGCGACCCGGAACTGATGACGGTCAAGGCCGCCCGGCTGGTCGGCGAGGCCGACGTCATCGCCTATCACAGCGCGCGGCACGGCCGGAGCATCGCGCGTTCGGTCGCCGAACCGTACCTGCGGGACGGCCAGATCGAGGAGAAGCTGGTCTACCCGGTCACCACCGAGACCACCGACCATCCCGGCGGCTACGAAGGCGCGATCGCCGATTTCTACGAGCTGAGCGCGAAGCGGCTCGCCGAGCACCTCGACGCCGGACGCGACGTGGTGGTGCTCTGCGAAGGCGACCCGTTCTTCTACGGCTCCTACATGTACATGCACGAACGCCTCGCCGACCGCTACGAGGCGACCGTGGTGCCCGGCGTGACGTCGGTCAGCGCCGCGTCGTCCGTGCTCGGCCGCCCGTTGGTGCAGCGTGACGAGGTCCTCACCATCCTGCCCGGCACGCTGCCCGCGCCGGAACTCGCGCGACGCCTCGCCGACACGCAGGCCGCCGCGGTGCTCAAACTCGGGCGCACGTTCGGCAACGTCCGCGAGGCGCTGGCCGAAGCCGGGAAGCTGGACGACGCCTTCTACGTCGAACGGGCGACCTGGCAGGCGCAGCGCGTCGAGCCGTTCGCCGACGTCGATCCGGATTCGGTGCCGTACTTCTCGCTGGCGCTGCTGCCTAGCCCGGCCTACGCGTCCCGGCTCGCCGACGAACCCGAGGTCGCCAGGAAGCCGGAGACGCACACCGGTGGCGAAGTCGTGGTCGTCGGCCTCGGCCCGGCCGGTCCCGGCTGGCTGACCCCCGAAGCGACCGAGGAATTGGCCGCGGCCGAGCACGTCGTCGGCTACGGCCCGTACGTCGCGCGAGTGCCGCAGCGCGCGGGCCAGCAGCGGCACGCGTCGGGCAACCGCGTCGAGGCCGAACGCGCCGTCGAAGCGCTGGAGCTGGCCGCGAACGGTGCCAAGGTCGCGGTGGTCTCGTCCGGTGATCCCGGCGTGTTCGCGATGGCGTCGGCGGTGCTGGAGCAGGTCGCCGCCGGTCACGGCGCGGGCGCCCGCGTGCGGATCGTGCCCGGCGTGACGGCCGCGCAGGCGGCCGCGTCACGGGTCGGCGCGCCGCTGGGCCACGACTACTGCGTGCTTTCGCTGTCCGATCGGCTCAAGCCGTGGGAGATCATCGAACGACGGCTCGACGCGGCGGGTGCGGCGGATCTCGTGCTCGCGCTGTACAACCCGGCGTCCCGCACGCGGACCACGCAACTCGCCCAGGCGCGCGACGTCCTGCTCCGGCATCGCGCGCCGGAGACACCGGTGGTCGTCGCCCGCGACGTCGGCGGCCCGGAGGAGGACGTCCGTGTGGTCACCCTCGGCACGCTGGAGCCGTCGGAAGTGGACATGCGCTGCCTGCTGATCATCGGCTCGTCGAAGACCCGGGCCGAGAACGGCGTGGTCTGGACGCCGCGCACCTACGAGTGA
- a CDS encoding response regulator: MPIRTQTVTVVFAGVPEPPASAELEVVAHTPDEREAVWHATALRPDVLVLPVHPPALDGLAVTREVTARVPGTAVLVLTPPGDGELVIAAMLAGARGVLSRSAGHDDLVRFIRGVAGGAVVFGERAADRLYGLLAASQPMRAFPRLTSREHEVLGLLAGGLEIPAVARRLGLAPKTVRNVVSSIHAKAGTDDREVLLAQARNAGLGHHS; the protein is encoded by the coding sequence GTGCCGATTCGAACCCAAACGGTGACCGTGGTCTTCGCGGGTGTCCCCGAACCCCCCGCGTCCGCGGAACTGGAGGTGGTCGCCCACACCCCCGACGAACGCGAAGCGGTCTGGCACGCCACGGCCCTTCGCCCCGACGTCCTCGTCCTGCCCGTCCACCCGCCCGCGCTCGACGGGCTCGCCGTGACCCGCGAAGTGACCGCCCGCGTGCCGGGAACCGCCGTCCTGGTCCTGACCCCGCCGGGCGACGGCGAACTCGTGATCGCCGCGATGCTCGCGGGCGCCCGCGGCGTCCTGTCCCGGAGCGCGGGCCACGACGATCTGGTCCGGTTCATCCGCGGGGTGGCCGGGGGCGCGGTCGTGTTCGGCGAGCGCGCCGCGGACCGGCTCTACGGCTTGCTCGCCGCCTCGCAGCCGATGCGGGCGTTCCCGCGGCTGACCTCACGCGAGCACGAGGTGCTCGGCCTCCTGGCCGGCGGACTGGAGATCCCGGCCGTCGCGCGGCGGCTGGGGCTCGCGCCCAAGACCGTGCGCAACGTCGTCTCGTCGATCCACGCCAAGGCCGGCACGGACGACCGGGAAGTGCTGCTCGCCCAAGCCCGCAACGCGGGTCTCGGGCATCACTCGTAG